From the genome of Terriglobales bacterium, one region includes:
- a CDS encoding GIY-YIG nuclease family protein — MKPGYVYILTNRSKTFCTGVTSDLENRIFQHKNHWDPGFTRKYKIDRLVYFERFRRHPRCDRARKADQGPDPAEEDGADRLHESGVAGLERRLVRTPSLCA, encoded by the coding sequence GTGAAGCCCGGCTACGTCTACATCCTGACCAACCGCTCGAAGACCTTCTGCACCGGCGTGACCAGCGACTTGGAGAACCGCATCTTCCAGCACAAGAACCACTGGGACCCGGGGTTCACGCGCAAGTACAAGATCGACCGCCTGGTGTACTTCGAGAGGTTTCGAAGACATCCGCGATGCGATCGCGCGCGAAAAGCAGATCAAGGGCCTGACCCGGCTGAAGAAGACGGCGCCGATCGTCTCCATGAATCCGGAGTGGCGGGACTTGAGCGAAGGCTGGTACGAACGCCATCGCTATGCGCCTGA